Sequence from the Ostrea edulis chromosome 8, xbOstEdul1.1, whole genome shotgun sequence genome:
GTAAATTAAGTCAAACAGTTTCTTATGTGcacttaaaaataaaagatataacaGATATTTATCAACTAAGATTTCCTTTTTCATAAAGTGAGGttcactttttagctcacttgctgtccatcgtctgtctgtaaactttcacatttgtgacttctccagaaccactgggccaatttcaactaaaactTGGCATAAAGCATCAAATTTATTCAACTGAATTGCAACTGAGTTGCAACATCCTtgtccaaggggagataatagcaaaattacattaacaagttttaaaaatcttctctagaaccactgagccaatttcaaccaaacttggcacaaaacatccttgggtgaaggggattcaagttcattcaaatgaagggtcatgcccccttcaaaggggatataatcacaaaaatagggtggggtcattcaaaattcttcacaagaaccaatggaccagaaaagttaacATTACATGTAAGCTTCCCGACATAATGGAGATTCGAGTTTCTTAACATCATAAtccccaggggtaagatgggaccacaatatagatcacaattttacatgcgaatatgcaAGGTTACTAAAGTGAGCGATATGATCCATGGGCCTCCTTTGTTCACATGatatcaggtgagcgatgtggtatGATCTTGTTAATAATGTTGAACTTGATATGAATATAGGTAAAAATAtaccaattattttttttttttcaggcaATTGTGTTGCAAACATACAGCACCCAGTCAGCAAATGACAGAGGAACAGTGTATTATTATAAGAACATATTAAATGCACGCAATGTGAAGGGGAAAGTAAAGAACTCTTACAGAGGATATAAAATGCTATACCGTACTATATTTGATGCTATGTGTTGTGCATTTTTCTTGAAAGAGTTTGGACTTCTTAACTTAACAGAGAGCATACCACTGCCTGATGAATTCTCCAAATGGACAGGAGAGGAAAAAATACAGTGGATGAATAACATATGTGAACGAATTGTGAACAAGTGGTTTTTTGGAGACAGTGACTTGTTTGAAGAGTTGCGACAAGTATTGTCTGATCCAGATCATGAAGAAAATTATTGGTTCGGGAACTTTAAAGATGGTCGCTTTTCCTGCCACTACTGTGAAAAAACTTACTGTCATATCAAAAGTgcagaatttcatgaaaaagaAGTCCATGGCCATTCCAAACCAGCATTACGAAAAAGTAAACAAGCAAACCTATTGCAAGATGAACTTTTTGATTATTTGATAGCCCTTTTCCGTCTGTCAGCATTACATCGAAATCTTGATACGGCAGTGGATATGGCTGATGGCTATAGATCTATTCGCTCAGCTAAGTACGAGACCCCGCTGTACAACAAGacccacaaaacaaaatatcttatCGGCAGCATCCATTTAACAGGCCTCGTATCAGGAACCTTGCCGCCTCCTCAAACAGAGAGACTTATTGCAAATCGCTGTATAAATTTGTCAGGTGGGAAGAACTCGAACATGGCACTAGATGAGTATGTAGAACTAGTCAACAGAGATACAAAAAACACTTGTTCTGGATTCCAAACAAAGGAGAGTATAATTGCGCACTCGAAACAATTTCCTCTTTTAATCAAAGCTGTGAAAAATTTGGACATGATTAATGATGTACATAGAAGAAAAGGATTCcacaacataccttcatataaaTCTGATGTTCGGAAGATTGTACAAGACCTTTTTGACATCGATGGTTTTTCCCAACATAAAGGACGCAAGCTCAAGTGCAGAGAACTAGTCCAGAAAAGCAATCCATTTGCAGACAGTTATAAACAGTTGGTGAACATGATATACAGACATAAACCTTTACTTCCATTCCGTCGATTAAGGAATAAACAACTATAATGATGTGATTGTTTATCTACCTGGTACATGAGacataaaatcaaattaaatattatgGAGGATTATCGCCAAGACTTGTCCAATGTACATGcacacatatacaatgtacagtaattaaattttcaaatggaaTAAACATGGATTTAATCAATAACATCTTTGATAACTTACAATATTTGAAGATCCAACTTGGTGTTggccatattttaaaaaaaaaaaaaaaaatcaaattttgattactCATTGCTGTTGGTCTTTGTTTGTCGTCGTGCGTCATccattaacaattttacatttgtaactacttcttaaaaactacaatgcCAATTGTTACCATTTTTGCCCCAGACTTGATCAACCCAAAGAAAACGGGTCCCAGAAAAAATGTGTTGTTTACTGTTTCTTCACAAATCCCAACATTACTCTGTAATTTATATATGCTTCAATTCATTCTGGTACACATAATTATAATTAGTATCATGCAGAAGAAAACAGGACATTGTCTTTTAGAGACTGATAAAACAGTTTTGTATCTGATCATTAGATAACTGTTGCATTGTTATGAAACTGTAAACAATACAATTTTTACTTAAAAAATAAACACTAACAAGTTTTGTGTAAATTTGAACCTTAAGTTGATTTAATCTCATCAAGATCCTCATCAGATTCATACTCATATGATACAGTATCACTGTCACTGCTTGAGGtttccattacatgtacatcatctaAAGACAGATTtgtcatatatttttctaaaattgtCGAAGAACATGAATTACAGGAACATCCTGTATCACAAATGTCACAACAAGTATGTATTCTGGTACCTTGTACCAGCTTTAACTCGCTCTCCGAAAGAAATGTCTTGAGCAGTTGCAATCTTCGGCAATCAGTTGAAGTGAGGAAGTCTTTGACGTCCTGGTCAACATTCCGTAGTTGTTGACCATAATACATCAAAAAGGCACATGATTGTTCCCCATCCCTTCCCACTCGCCCTGTTTCCTGGACAAAGTCTATCAAACACCTAGGAGGTCCATAAATTATAACATTGTGACATGCATAAACATTTACACCCATTCCCAGTGCACTGGTAGCAACAATAATGCGCAAAACACTGTCCTCAGTCAATTTTTCAagggttttcttttttttatcttctGTTGTTTCAGAATGAAACATTTCAACCATGTTTTCAATGTTAGTAACATCTGATAGTTCAGACACTATGAAGTTGTACACACGCCCAACATCTCTTATTGAGttgcaataaaatattgtcCGTGGGAACTCCTTTTTTAAATCTCGAAATGAGTCCAAAATCCACAACAAAGAACTTTCAATGTTAGGGTCTACTTTCTTCACAATGTACttgatgttttctttatttgggGAAACTGTAATGTTCGTGTAGTCCTTCAGTCCCAAAACTTCTATCACCCTCTTTTTAATTGTCTTTGTGCAAGTCGCGCTTAGTGCTAATAATGATGCCTCAGGAAAGTACGATCGGATCTCTCCAACACGCCGAAACCACTTTCGGAACACTTTATCCTCCTTATCTGCTTCTAGACCACCCCTAAATTTGATAATAAAGGTTATGAATAAGAATctaaattaaaaccatttaaacatgttttaaaaaatttaactaCCAACATTCCTTccactttttcaaaaaaatggGTTGCAGTACACTAAGCAACAGTTTTTAATgatgtttaaaattatttttacatattctaaattCAAGACATCCAAGTATGTctataaaaatcaaacaaaatatgagAGTTAAGATAATTATAGTTTAGGGAATTTACAATGCTGATAGTTGGTTGGGGAATATGATTACATATTTTGCATAAAGACCTAAGACACCTTTGGAGCAAAATATTGTGTCAATGATGTGTGAGCAATTTGTTcgtcaataaatgtaaaaaaaaaaataaataaataaataaataatatcaatatattgatGGAAAAAATAGCACTGACAGTATACAATATCTCATTTGATTTATTAACTCAGGTTGTTTTAAAGAACTCTcataaatgtaaaatacatgaaTAGGAAGACATTACCATGTGACAACTGTGTGGAATTCATCAACTACGATGACAGTTACATTAAGTCTTTGTATTGTTGATCTCCATTGGCTGTCTCCAACTAATGACTCGGGGGATGCATAGATGATGTCTACTTTTCCTGCCTGTATCAATTCATCGGTCTCCTTGTCTGTGCCTGGAGCATTCAAGAGTGACTGTGTTTATAAATTCTTAACATTTCCAacacaatatttaaagaatGAAATGATAACTATAAATGAACCAGTTCAACAGTGAACTTGGAATCAAATTTGCAGTGCAACATATAGTGGATAACACATTTCACGCAAGAATTTCTTATGTATTGTTAACGGTCTACTGCTTGTCAGAAGCATATATAAGTATGATGACTATCCATTATTATTTAGATGATCCTTAGTGAACTTCGATTTAAGACCGGCCATGAGAcccaatttcaattaaattatataaatataaacgaataaatatatacataccttTAAAAGCAGCAGTTACTAATCCTATGGAAGTTAATTTTCTGACTTGGTCTTGCATAAGAGACACCAGAGGACAGCAAACAATTACTTTCCCGAAGCTATCATCACGGAGTAAAGCTCTCTTCACTGGCAAATACGCTTGAAATGGGAGCGATTTTCCAAAACCTGTTGGTAACACGGCGACACAGTCTTTTTTATCAAGCACGCAGTCCAAAATCATCCGCTGTTCATCCTTTAAACACTTAACGCcaaattttttcaaaacttcTTCCACTACTCGTTCAATATCCGCCATTTTTGTTTATACACCGCGCTTCATTTGAAACGCGTTATCTGATTGGATCAAATTATGATGCAATATGCAAATACAAAGTTCACCAGAACATGACCTCTTATGGGGAGTTATCAgatcctatatatataataatataggtctgtactttagtcagattgatcAGTAAATCTGTGAAAGTGATAACAAAGAAGAAAGAGGAAACCCTAACCCTACAAAAATATGCATGCTTAATAACAATTAAAATTTCGGTGGTTACAGTCAGTAAACAAAATTCATACAGATGAAAGACGTCGTCTTACTCTGTTCCCTCGGCCTCTTGGATTTGGCTCTGGCAAATATTCTGATGATGAACTATCATCTGCAATATTGCTTCTAGATCTACTTGAGTTGAGtccttttaaaaaagataagaAATGGATCAATTATCTTGTACATTATGACCCcttggtcgaggcctctgctggtggactgtttgtccccgagggtctctacagcccagtagctaagtacttcgttactagcttgaaaatacggatgtatatttaattgctgttataaaatttagaaattcatttcaaaattaagaattatttccctcatgcatagctcttatccttggatgaatttgactccacttgtttggcacgctgtttttggctatatttagatctaaaacttcatagttatttcggatttcaaacatttcggttgagcatcactgaagagacattatttatcgaaatgcgcatctggtgcatcaatattggtaccgtataagttttacatgcagtttatttgaattgcaatttaattttttttttaaatttgtttcctTTAAAAACTCTGTTAATTCCTTTGCAGGTAGAACGTatcatatgcaaggtgaagataacaaacagtgattaatctaacccctataaaggtgaagataacgaacagtgatgcaaggtgaagataacgaacagtgatcaatctcataactcctacaagcaatacaaaatagatagttgggcaaacacggacccctggacacaccagaggtgacatcaggtgcctaggaggagtaagcatcccctgttgagcaatcacacccgccgtgagccctatatcctgatcaggtaaatggagttatacgcagtcaaaatcagtgcacAGTGTGTATTTCATAAAGACATTCTTTACATGACCATATTGTATGGGTTAAGGATAaataacacaatttttttcccaaaattgaaatatcttTGTTAATTATGTACCTCTCTTGCTAGAGAAGCGATATCTGTTCAGTTATacaactttttattttgcaaaGCCACATGATTTGGTGAAAAGtgtgaaaatgtaaatttacagTTCAATATAAGTTTTGAAAAGTTATAGGAATATAGACAAAGTTTTTGTTACTCCAAAGCTTCTGAGAGCATTTTAGAGTTTTTTGGGTCACacttacaaaaataaaattccccATAATTcaattaacaaatttgtttctTCCAATTGCCATGATTCACCGCGTTTACCGTCCATGATggcatataaaatgaaaataatatttacatgtgtgGTTTTCTCGCCGCTCATGCGCAGCTGCAGTTTCATTTTCAGAAAGACCGATTGCAATCGATCTTCTAAAAGTCTACCTCTTGAGTCGGACTTTTTAAGTCCGATTAAAGATCGATCTTTCCCGTTTACACTTACGGAAAGATCGATCTTTTTTGCATCGATCTAAAAAAGATCGATCGTTCCCCCAAGTGTAAACGTggtcttagtaattcgttcttTTACGCTCTTttagccttaaaactagacagttgcgcatgacttaatacatcatgttgggattcccctgacgcacTTGGGtttatttatagacgtctaacactataatttatgggatgatttatatatttactttctaaataatattctcagttttcttttacatgcagatattttcaagcatgtaattaagggaaagttcataactttataaagtaattaatttgatttaaagcaattatgaacatcgggtcatacagctttaagacAATCATGGAAATGCAATTCCCCATACATAAATAGAGATAAATGAAATGAAGCTCTTCAGCTCAAATGTAATAGCTGTGTTATTGTATGGCAGCGAGACCTGGAAAATGACAAAAGGGGATGAAAAACTTGTAGATACCTTCCAGCACAAATGTCTTAGGAAAATCTTAAAGATCTACTGGCCAATGAAAATACCAAATGTAGCAGTTAGAGAGATAGCAGGAGTAGCAAAGATCAGCACTATGATAAAAACACGCAGATGACAGTGGATTGGACATGTGCTACGGATGGATAAAAGAACACACCCATATGTAGCCCTTAGTTGGACACcagaaggaaaaagaaagagaggaagaccgaaggaaacgtggagaagaacaatagaaagagagaggaaagaacTAGGTTTTGGGTCATGGACAGAGGCAGCAAGATCAGCCCAGGACAGAAGTAAATGGAGAGGACTTGTTCATGGTCCTATTCTCCACgaggagagaaggaattaaGTCAAGTAAGTCAAATAGAGATAGAATGACTCACACGGATATTCCTGTTTATATTGTCAAATGGACCACAGATTCGCTGGGATTTGTACAGTCACCACACATCTTCAAAACATTAGAAGCTGTAATGTTCTCTTGCATATAACGTTCTGAGACCTCCTGAATTCTCTTCTGTGTCCTAGTTGTCGCCTTCCTGACGTTGTTTCTAGATCCACGGCTGCAATCCGCGTCCTTACTATACGTACCTCTCTTCGTCGAAGAGGGATGCACTGGGAGAGTGGGAGCGTTATTGTGCATATACATTCATTCGCCGGTGCCAACCTGTGACAAGAAATAATGctattaaaatctttatttccaAACAGAGCCAGAGCTTGACAACTATTAAAGTCATCCTGTTTATTACTGAGGAAAAGGTGTGGCCATATGTCAAGCAAAatgtttactttcggaaggccggtggtctcttcccacgttcattgtatctgggttctctcttctacCAATTAAAACTGAGCGCCatcatataactgaaaaattgttgagtgtggcggaaacatcaagcaaaatgaaattaagataTAGTGTGTGTTAgtagaaaaatgtatttgacTCGGAATTTGATCGACGCATGGGTTGCATGTCTTCAGAAAGGAAAGCCACTTGAAtttatgatttgttttcattgattttggcgTTTATGCAATTTCACGCTCCCGTCATATGACAGCAATTTTGGATTGGAAGAAACGTAGGTGGAGTTCCTtgtttgaatgccagattttagGACTACTACTGCAATACATTTTCTGGGCCAGGTAACTGTTCCTGCTATGTACTGATTGATGAAATTTTATGCCAGCAAATGCAAATTACAGATGCAATTGTAGTGGTACCAACGTCACGGAATTTTGTCTTTAATCTCGCTTAGATCACTTACCTAAATTATTGAGAGTGTTACCCCAATACTATGATCGATtattttaggccgttcttggcacactgaatttgactacggataactccgtttacctgatcaggatatagggctcacggcgggtgtgaatggtcgacaggggatgcttacttacCCTAGTCGGTATGTCCAGGTGTTCATTTTTAACCAACActgtattttatattgcttataggagttgtgagattaatgatcgttatcttcacctttcataacacAGAGCATTAACAAATTTTATCGGTTTGGATGTATATCAACattaatctacaaaataaagaaaGCTCAAACTGTAGAACAGACAAACATCAATGTAGCTCAATTCGTCTGTTGGTGAAACGTCTAGGGGCTTGTAACGTTATTTTGTTCAGCACAACAACAGAATACAAGAACATCGAACCCGATCTTTATACATGCAAGTTCTCAAGCTTAATTTGACCAAATTACAAATGTTCACATTGCATATCTGAACTGGATGTTAAATGAAATGATCtggaatgggtttttttttttaagtctcTGTAATGTGTCCAAAATGTTTCCTTTGAAATAATCCATGTACTGAATACATTAATTCTCCGAACAAACTAAACAGTCATGCAACTACAAGTAACACTACtaatacatgaaaaaaaaatgactaGAGGGTTTCCTTGAGGTAAACTAGGTTTTATTATGACCTAAATCACTGTCTACCTCAATTACACATAACATTCCACGTTGCACAGAAAGTCACGATATTTCAGTGGAGTTTTCACCTTGCGCCcactttttagctcttctgagccgaaggctcaaagaggtAATGCTATgaccatttgtgcggtgtgctaacctttttagaaaaagggctataactcaagaaccccttggccaatttttttcaaatttgttacagggtatcattggcacAAGGGcgttcatacatactaaatagagggatgtgaccctttaacaagggaagataatcaggaaaatacaaacaaaagtagtggttgctaaaaaatcttcttctcaagaaccactgggcagattatcaccaaacttacacataaggatgaggatatgttgtagattaaaaattgttcaaggcattaccctggggcaaagggcgtggtctcaaggtcacttcaaagttgacctaaatttatatttccttaaatctttgatattttagtcattataaggactaggatcatcaaatgttgacagttgatgcatcttaggaccttgtgtcaagttgtctcaaaagtaggtcacggtgacctactttttgaattttgcaggtatttattttaaaataaatgttgatgcatatcttggacactttgaagcctatgatcatcaaaacttgtcagttggtggatcatgggaccttgaaatgcgtcaaatgaaaaataggtcaccgtgacctactttctgaattttatggtttatcatttatagataaattttaagttgttatttcaaataccgagaggtttagaatcatgaaatcttgtaagttgatgcatcttgaggccttgaaacatatttataaaaaaaaagtaggtcacagtgacccactttttgaattttgcagatattcaaatttcacattttcaattttagatgcatattttgggcactgtaaaacctaggatcatcaaactttgtcagttgatgcgtcttcagtcttcggtttgtgtcgaccaaaaagtaggtcacggtgacctacttttggtatttgacagctaaattactatatttcagacactaattgacctacaatcatcaaactttgacagttaatgcatcttgagtctacggagtttgtcgaccaaaaagtaggtcaccttgacctacttttggaatttgacggctatatttatatatttcagatactatttgacctacagtcatcaaactttatcagttgatgggtcttgcatgttcgaagggtttcgaccaaaaagtaggtcaccttgacctacttttggaattggacggctatatttatatatttcagatactatttgacctacagtcatcaaactttgtcagttgatgcgtcttgcatgttcaaagggtgtcgaccaaaaagtaggtcaccttgacctacttttggaattggacggctatatttacataattcagatactatttgacctacagtcatcaaactttgtcagttgttgggtcttgcatgtttgaagggtgttgatgaaaaagtaggtcaccttgacctacttttggaattggacggctatatttatatatttcagatactatttgacctacagtcatcaaactttgtcagttgatgggtcttgcatgttcggagttcgctgaccaaaaagtaggtcaccatgacctacgattggaattcgacaactatatttcaatattcagatactaattggcttaaaatcatcaaactttgtcagttgatatttcttgggttctcaaaatgtgtaaaccaaaaagtaggtcacattgacctactttttttgaattcttaggatttaactaaagatttagaatactaagaggctaagaatagaaatggtggggttgtacaatttatcagaagagcgattctaggcccttgggtcTCTTGTTGTTGTTTGCCGGATATTTCAGGCATTGTATTTTTGGCTTGATGTGCAAGGGTTGGTGTTGCCTGTTCCTCATCCGTCTGTATTCCAGGAGTATTATCAACTGATGTTTCTACTTTGTCCTTATTAGCTACTCTCTGGTCTCAAAATTGTGTTTATTAACATTAAGAAACAAATTGATATTTCTAGGCTGTCCTTCGCCGCATGTGGCTTTCTGCCAGTGCGCGACTTCCTTTGCTTACCGTTCCCTTGTTTACATACTCGAGCATAGTGATTCTGTCGCCCACACAAGGGCCCTTCTTCGGTTTGTCATACATTCGTTGGACTGATATTTTCACAAACTGGACTTCATCAATCACTTTAAGCTGTGAACTCGGCTTCTCGCTGGCTCTACATAAGTCAACACAACGTTGTAAGtctattcaatcaatcaaattcgTTTATGTCAGTCTGCCCCGAAATCAACCAAACTCGTATAAAAGGTAGAATTGGTCATTTGAGTAAATGAAAAAAGTATATAGTCAAGACTTGTGGGGACCAGGTTGTCCTTTGCTATGATGAGAAATTTCGGCGTTGCCATAAAAAGAACGTAGAACTCTATCAGGAAGCGTATATCATGTATAGTCTGAGCATAGGTCATGGTGTTTCCAATTTCCATAGAGTGctttgcttaacgtctcgctcgagaatttttcactcatatggagacgtcaccaagaccggtgaagggcttcaaatttaggcctaagcagtgagggttctttagcgtgtcacacctactgtgacacgagacatccgtttttaaggtcatctccgaggtcccgtgacattcacatctgatgccgagcgtttggcgatggaactatcactacccgttttaacggtctgtcgcggccgggattcgaaccccgacttACTGCATGcggagcgaacgctctaacctctcggccaccgcggcggttgaGTGCTTTTCTGAATAAATAGCGACATACATAATAATGGAAAACCTCCATCCATTTAGCCATTGGGGTAATGACATTTTTGTCATTGTGTTTTACAGAAATAAGCTGACCCTCTCTTTCCACTCTTCTATATTTATCTTCCCCAAAGTCTTGTTTCCATCCATAGGAGGGCAGACAATTTGTAAAGTAAGGGAAAGAGATGAAAAGGGTGGAGACACATAGGAAGTACCTGGTTAATTACTAGAGCAGCTAGCGTTGACTGGGGGAGATCTTTACTTGATGGTACTCTTCCTGCACTTGGTTGAGCGGGACAAGACGTTGGCGCGGATATGCTGTCACTGCTTGATGTTGAACTTGTGGCTGGGGACTTGTTATGATAGTCCAACATATACTTGCAGAAGGTGTCCTCCAAGGTTGGGGTGATTGCCGGGATGTAGGTTGTCGCCATCTTTTCGACGTTTGCTGCAGGCATTGAAGATGACTGACTGTCATCAGGAGCCGGTTGAGCCGCACTTCGTTTCCTACGTGTTGGTCTGTTTAAGGAAAAGTcgcaaaatgaaaataacaagatgtgtttgtgaatcacaaatgcccccgataatggccatttccgaagatggccaaggtcacaaaggcaaatatattggtaccagatgaaagatcttgtcacaaggaatacttatgtgaaatatcaaagctctatcacttactgttcaaaagttattaggaaggttaaagtttctgacagaatgacagacaggacaaaaacaatatgcccccgatcttcgatcttgggggcataaaaacaactCTTATATAAGGACGGGTGttatattatagggttattgaacttattattggtgaatattggcacgagttggctgtaaaaTTGCACGAGCTTACGAGTGCATTTTGaaagccaacgagtgccaatattcacctatataagttcaataacccttttactatatagctaaagtatttagttgttaaattatatccctttttcactcaaactactccaaaatagacgagaattcatcaatattggcatctaaggtgatgGTGCAGCtttgcaataacagcatgcatttcttaactgttcaatatttaacccgtcattaatgcatgaagcaaactgattttgtaaatggggacatcataatttatgtacagtaaaacattttgcttaagtaaatatcaaataccggctctgtcagattcg
This genomic interval carries:
- the LOC125667416 gene encoding uncharacterized protein LOC125667416 isoform X1, with the translated sequence MTNNENPLDKFEGFISKIEDFHRLMNFLEAIVLQTYSTQSANDRGTVYYYKNILNARNVKGKVKNSYRGYKMLYRTIFDAMCCAFFLKEFGLLNLTESIPLPDEFSKWTGEEKIQWMNNICERIVNKWFFGDSDLFEELRQVLSDPDHEENYWFGNFKDGRFSCHYCEKTYCHIKSAEFHEKEVHGHSKPALRKSKQANLLQDELFDYLIALFRLSALHRNLDTAVDMADGYRSIRSAKYETPLYNKTHKTKYLIGSIHLTGLVSGTLPPPQTERLIANRCINLSGGKNSNMALDEYVELVNRDTKNTCSGFQTKESIIAHSKQFPLLIKAVKNLDMINDVHRRKGFHNIPSYKSDVRKIVQDLFDIDGFSQHKGRKLKCRELVQKSNPFADSYKQLVNMIYRHKPLLPFRRLRNKQL
- the LOC125667411 gene encoding ATP-dependent DNA helicase RecQ-like; translation: MADIERVVEEVLKKFGVKCLKDEQRMILDCVLDKKDCVAVLPTGFGKSLPFQAYLPVKRALLRDDSFGKVIVCCPLVSLMQDQVRKLTSIGLVTAAFKGTDKETDELIQAGKVDIIYASPESLVGDSQWRSTIQRLNVTVIVVDEFHTVVTWGGLEADKEDKVFRKWFRRVGEIRSYFPEASLLALSATCTKTIKKRVIEVLGLKDYTNITVSPNKENIKYIVKKVDPNIESSLLWILDSFRDLKKEFPRTIFYCNSIRDVGRVYNFIVSELSDVTNIENMVEMFHSETTEDKKKKTLEKLTEDSVLRIIVATSALGMGVNVYACHNVIIYGPPRCLIDFVQETGRVGRDGEQSCAFLMYYGQQLRNVDQDVKDFLTSTDCRRLQLLKTFLSESELKLVQGTRIHTCCDICDTGCSCNSCSSTILEKYMTNLSLDDVHVMETSSSDSDTVSYEYESDEDLDEIKST